In Acanthopagrus latus isolate v.2019 chromosome 17, fAcaLat1.1, whole genome shotgun sequence, the following are encoded in one genomic region:
- the ctnnb1 gene encoding catenin beta-1 isoform X3: MASQDVLCLFPADLMELDMAMEPDRKAAVSHWQQQSYLDSGIHSGATTTAPSLSGKGNPEEDDVDNQVMYEWEQGFNQNFSQEQVQDIDGQYAMTRAQRVRAAMFPETLEEGVQIPSTQYDAANPTNVQRLAEPSQMLKHAVVNLINYQDDAELATRAIPELTKLLNDEDQVVVNKAAVMVHQLSKKEASRHAIMRSPQMVSAIVRTMQNTNDVETARCTAGTLHNLSHHREGLLAIFKSGGIPALVKMLGSPVDSVLFYAITTLHNLLLHQEGAKMAVRLAGGLQKMVALLNKTNVKFLAITTDCLQILAYGNQESKLIILASGGPQALVNIMRTYTYEKLLWTTSRVLKVLSVCSSNKPAIVEAGGMQALGLHLTDPSQRLVQNCLWTLRNLSDAATKQEGMEGLLGTLVQLLGSDDINVVTCAAGILSNLTCNNYKNKMMVCQVGGIEALVRTVLRAGDREDITEPAICALRHLTSRHQDAEMAQNAVRLHYGLPVVVKLLHPPSHWPLIKATVGLIRNLALCPANHAPLREQGAIPRLVQLLVRAHQDTQRRTSMGGTQQQFVEGVRMEEIVEGCTGALHILARDVHNRIVIRGLNTIPLFVQLLYSPIENIQRVAAGVLCELAQDKEAAEAIEAEGATAPLTELLHSRNEGVATYAAAVLFRMSEDKPQDYKKRLSVELTSSLFRTEPMAWNETGDLGLDIGAQGEPLGYRQEAVSCDLDEPAS, translated from the exons ATGGCTTCCCAAG ATGTACTTTGTCTCTTTCCAGCTGATCTGATGGAGCTCGATATGGCCATGGAGCCGGACCGTAAGGCGGCAGTCAGTCACTGGCAGCAGCAGTCTTACCTGGATTCAGGCATCCATTCAGGGGCCACCACAACTGCTCCCTCCCTCAGTGGGAAGGGCAACCCTGAGGAAGATGATGTGGACAACCAGGTCATGTATGAGTGGGAACAGGGCTTCAACCAGAACTTCTCCCAGGAACAAGTACAGG ACATTGATGGTCAGTATGCCATGACTCGTGCACAGCGAGTGCGTGCGGCAATGTTTCCAGAGACTCTTGAGGAGGGTGTGCAGATCCCCTCCACACAGTATGACGCAGCAAACCCCACCAATGTTCAGAGGCTGGCAGAACCCTCGCAAATGCTGAAACATGCTGTGGTCAATCTGATCAACTACCAAGACGACGCTGAGCTGGCAACTAGAGCCATACCAGAACTCACCAAACTACTCAATGATGAGGACCAG GTTGTAGTAAACAAAGCGGCAGTGATGGTCCACCAGCTTTCAAAGAAAGAGGCTTCTCGCCACGCAATCATGCGCTCCCCTCAGATGGTGTCTGCTATTGTGAGGACCATGCAGAACACAAATGATGTGGAGACAGCTCGCTGCACCGCAGGAACACTACACAACCTGTCCCACCACAGAGAGGGTCTTCTGGCTATTTTCAAGTCTGGAGGAATCCCAGCTCTAGTTAAAATGCTTGG ttCACCAGTGGACTCTGTCCTGTTCTATGCCATTACCACCCTCCACAACCTCCTCTTGCACCAGGAAGGAGCCAAGATGGCTGTCCGTTTAGCTGGAGGTTTACAGAAAATGGTGGCTCTGCTCAACAAGACCAATGTCAAGTTCCTGGCCATCACAACTGACTGTCTCCAGATTCTGGCTTATGGAAACCAGGAAAGCAAG TTGATAATCTTGGCCAGCGGAGGCCCCCAGGCGTTGGTCAACATCATGAGGACTTACACCTATGAAAAACTGTTGTGGACCACAAGCCGCGTTCTCAAAGTTCTGTCAGTCTGCTCCAGTAACAAGCCTGCCATTGTAGAAGCTG GAGGAATGCAGGCTCTGGGACTCCACCTTACAGACCCCAGTCAGAGACTGGTCCAGAATTGTCTCTGGACTCTCAGGAACTTATCTGATGCTGCCACCAAACAG GAGGGAATGGAGGGTCTGCTAGGAACTCTGGTGCAGCTGCTTGGCAGTGATGATATTAATGTGGTGACCTGTGCTGCGGGCATCCTGTCTAACCTGACCTGTAACAACTATAAGAACAAGATGATGGTCTGCCAG GTTGGAGGTATTGAGGCTTTGGTTCGCACAGTGCTTCGggcaggagacagagaagacatCACCGAACCAGCTATCTGTGCCCTGCGTCACCTCACATCTCGACACCAGGATGCTGAGATGGCACAGAACGCTGTCAGACTGCACTATGGGCTGCCTGTGGTCGTCAAATTACTGCATCCGCCATCACACTGGCCACTCATTAag GCTACAGTCGGTCTGATCCGTAACCTGGCTCTGTGCCCTGCAAACCACGCTCCTCTGAGAGAGCAGGGAGCCATCCCCAGACTGGTTCAGCTGCTGGTCAGAGCACatcaagacacacagagacgcacCAGCATGGGaggcacacagcagcagtttgtg GAGGGAGTTCGTATGGAGGAGATTGTGGAGGGCTGCACAGGAGCACTTCACATCCTGGCCAGAGATGTCCACAACAGAATAGTCATCAGAGGACTCAACACCATTCCACTCTTTGTACAG ctgttGTATTCTCCCATCGAGAACATCCAGCGTGTAGCAGCAGGCGTCCTATGTGAGCTGGCTCAGGATAAAGAGGCTGCTGAGGCCATTGAGGCTGAGGGAGCCACCGCCCCACTCACAGAGCTATTGCACAGCCGCAACGAAGGAGTTG CCACCTACGCTGCAGCAGTTTTGTTCCGTATGTCAGAGGACAAACCCCAGGACTACAAGAAACGCCTCTCTGTAGAACTCACCAGCTCTCTCTTCAGGACGGAACCAATGGCCTGGAATGAG ACTGGAGACCTGGGTCTGGACATCGGAGCTCAAGGAGAGCCTCTGGGCTACAGACAGGAGG CTGTATCATGTGATCTGGATGAGCCTGCATCGTGA
- the ctnnb1 gene encoding catenin beta-1 isoform X1 yields MASQDVLCLFPADLMELDMAMEPDRKAAVSHWQQQSYLDSGIHSGATTTAPSLSGKGNPEEDDVDNQVMYEWEQGFNQNFSQEQVQDIDGQYAMTRAQRVRAAMFPETLEEGVQIPSTQYDAANPTNVQRLAEPSQMLKHAVVNLINYQDDAELATRAIPELTKLLNDEDQVVVNKAAVMVHQLSKKEASRHAIMRSPQMVSAIVRTMQNTNDVETARCTAGTLHNLSHHREGLLAIFKSGGIPALVKMLGSPVDSVLFYAITTLHNLLLHQEGAKMAVRLAGGLQKMVALLNKTNVKFLAITTDCLQILAYGNQESKLIILASGGPQALVNIMRTYTYEKLLWTTSRVLKVLSVCSSNKPAIVEAGGMQALGLHLTDPSQRLVQNCLWTLRNLSDAATKQEGMEGLLGTLVQLLGSDDINVVTCAAGILSNLTCNNYKNKMMVCQVGGIEALVRTVLRAGDREDITEPAICALRHLTSRHQDAEMAQNAVRLHYGLPVVVKLLHPPSHWPLIKATVGLIRNLALCPANHAPLREQGAIPRLVQLLVRAHQDTQRRTSMGGTQQQFVEGVRMEEIVEGCTGALHILARDVHNRIVIRGLNTIPLFVQLLYSPIENIQRVAAGVLCELAQDKEAAEAIEAEGATAPLTELLHSRNEGVATYAAAVLFRMSEDKPQDYKKRLSVELTSSLFRTEPMAWNETGDLGLDIGAQGEPLGYRQEDPSYRSFHSGGYGGDTMGMEPMMDHDLGGHHPGQDYPPVEGLPDLGHAQELIEGLPPGDSNQLAWFDTDL; encoded by the exons ATGGCTTCCCAAG ATGTACTTTGTCTCTTTCCAGCTGATCTGATGGAGCTCGATATGGCCATGGAGCCGGACCGTAAGGCGGCAGTCAGTCACTGGCAGCAGCAGTCTTACCTGGATTCAGGCATCCATTCAGGGGCCACCACAACTGCTCCCTCCCTCAGTGGGAAGGGCAACCCTGAGGAAGATGATGTGGACAACCAGGTCATGTATGAGTGGGAACAGGGCTTCAACCAGAACTTCTCCCAGGAACAAGTACAGG ACATTGATGGTCAGTATGCCATGACTCGTGCACAGCGAGTGCGTGCGGCAATGTTTCCAGAGACTCTTGAGGAGGGTGTGCAGATCCCCTCCACACAGTATGACGCAGCAAACCCCACCAATGTTCAGAGGCTGGCAGAACCCTCGCAAATGCTGAAACATGCTGTGGTCAATCTGATCAACTACCAAGACGACGCTGAGCTGGCAACTAGAGCCATACCAGAACTCACCAAACTACTCAATGATGAGGACCAG GTTGTAGTAAACAAAGCGGCAGTGATGGTCCACCAGCTTTCAAAGAAAGAGGCTTCTCGCCACGCAATCATGCGCTCCCCTCAGATGGTGTCTGCTATTGTGAGGACCATGCAGAACACAAATGATGTGGAGACAGCTCGCTGCACCGCAGGAACACTACACAACCTGTCCCACCACAGAGAGGGTCTTCTGGCTATTTTCAAGTCTGGAGGAATCCCAGCTCTAGTTAAAATGCTTGG ttCACCAGTGGACTCTGTCCTGTTCTATGCCATTACCACCCTCCACAACCTCCTCTTGCACCAGGAAGGAGCCAAGATGGCTGTCCGTTTAGCTGGAGGTTTACAGAAAATGGTGGCTCTGCTCAACAAGACCAATGTCAAGTTCCTGGCCATCACAACTGACTGTCTCCAGATTCTGGCTTATGGAAACCAGGAAAGCAAG TTGATAATCTTGGCCAGCGGAGGCCCCCAGGCGTTGGTCAACATCATGAGGACTTACACCTATGAAAAACTGTTGTGGACCACAAGCCGCGTTCTCAAAGTTCTGTCAGTCTGCTCCAGTAACAAGCCTGCCATTGTAGAAGCTG GAGGAATGCAGGCTCTGGGACTCCACCTTACAGACCCCAGTCAGAGACTGGTCCAGAATTGTCTCTGGACTCTCAGGAACTTATCTGATGCTGCCACCAAACAG GAGGGAATGGAGGGTCTGCTAGGAACTCTGGTGCAGCTGCTTGGCAGTGATGATATTAATGTGGTGACCTGTGCTGCGGGCATCCTGTCTAACCTGACCTGTAACAACTATAAGAACAAGATGATGGTCTGCCAG GTTGGAGGTATTGAGGCTTTGGTTCGCACAGTGCTTCGggcaggagacagagaagacatCACCGAACCAGCTATCTGTGCCCTGCGTCACCTCACATCTCGACACCAGGATGCTGAGATGGCACAGAACGCTGTCAGACTGCACTATGGGCTGCCTGTGGTCGTCAAATTACTGCATCCGCCATCACACTGGCCACTCATTAag GCTACAGTCGGTCTGATCCGTAACCTGGCTCTGTGCCCTGCAAACCACGCTCCTCTGAGAGAGCAGGGAGCCATCCCCAGACTGGTTCAGCTGCTGGTCAGAGCACatcaagacacacagagacgcacCAGCATGGGaggcacacagcagcagtttgtg GAGGGAGTTCGTATGGAGGAGATTGTGGAGGGCTGCACAGGAGCACTTCACATCCTGGCCAGAGATGTCCACAACAGAATAGTCATCAGAGGACTCAACACCATTCCACTCTTTGTACAG ctgttGTATTCTCCCATCGAGAACATCCAGCGTGTAGCAGCAGGCGTCCTATGTGAGCTGGCTCAGGATAAAGAGGCTGCTGAGGCCATTGAGGCTGAGGGAGCCACCGCCCCACTCACAGAGCTATTGCACAGCCGCAACGAAGGAGTTG CCACCTACGCTGCAGCAGTTTTGTTCCGTATGTCAGAGGACAAACCCCAGGACTACAAGAAACGCCTCTCTGTAGAACTCACCAGCTCTCTCTTCAGGACGGAACCAATGGCCTGGAATGAG ACTGGAGACCTGGGTCTGGACATCGGAGCTCAAGGAGAGCCTCTGGGCTACAGACAGGAGG ACCCAAGCTACCGTTCCTTCCATTCGGGAGGTTATGGAGGGGATACGATGGGTATGGAGCCCATGATGGACCACGACCTTGGCGGCCACCACCCCGGCCAGGACTACCCCCCTGTAGAGGGGCTGCCTGACCTGGGACATGCCCAGGAACTGATAGAGGGCCTGCCACCTGGTGACTCCAACCAACTGGCCTGGTTTGATACCGACCTGTAA
- the ctnnb1 gene encoding catenin beta-1 isoform X2, which yields MASQADLMELDMAMEPDRKAAVSHWQQQSYLDSGIHSGATTTAPSLSGKGNPEEDDVDNQVMYEWEQGFNQNFSQEQVQDIDGQYAMTRAQRVRAAMFPETLEEGVQIPSTQYDAANPTNVQRLAEPSQMLKHAVVNLINYQDDAELATRAIPELTKLLNDEDQVVVNKAAVMVHQLSKKEASRHAIMRSPQMVSAIVRTMQNTNDVETARCTAGTLHNLSHHREGLLAIFKSGGIPALVKMLGSPVDSVLFYAITTLHNLLLHQEGAKMAVRLAGGLQKMVALLNKTNVKFLAITTDCLQILAYGNQESKLIILASGGPQALVNIMRTYTYEKLLWTTSRVLKVLSVCSSNKPAIVEAGGMQALGLHLTDPSQRLVQNCLWTLRNLSDAATKQEGMEGLLGTLVQLLGSDDINVVTCAAGILSNLTCNNYKNKMMVCQVGGIEALVRTVLRAGDREDITEPAICALRHLTSRHQDAEMAQNAVRLHYGLPVVVKLLHPPSHWPLIKATVGLIRNLALCPANHAPLREQGAIPRLVQLLVRAHQDTQRRTSMGGTQQQFVEGVRMEEIVEGCTGALHILARDVHNRIVIRGLNTIPLFVQLLYSPIENIQRVAAGVLCELAQDKEAAEAIEAEGATAPLTELLHSRNEGVATYAAAVLFRMSEDKPQDYKKRLSVELTSSLFRTEPMAWNETGDLGLDIGAQGEPLGYRQEDPSYRSFHSGGYGGDTMGMEPMMDHDLGGHHPGQDYPPVEGLPDLGHAQELIEGLPPGDSNQLAWFDTDL from the exons ATGGCTTCCCAAG CTGATCTGATGGAGCTCGATATGGCCATGGAGCCGGACCGTAAGGCGGCAGTCAGTCACTGGCAGCAGCAGTCTTACCTGGATTCAGGCATCCATTCAGGGGCCACCACAACTGCTCCCTCCCTCAGTGGGAAGGGCAACCCTGAGGAAGATGATGTGGACAACCAGGTCATGTATGAGTGGGAACAGGGCTTCAACCAGAACTTCTCCCAGGAACAAGTACAGG ACATTGATGGTCAGTATGCCATGACTCGTGCACAGCGAGTGCGTGCGGCAATGTTTCCAGAGACTCTTGAGGAGGGTGTGCAGATCCCCTCCACACAGTATGACGCAGCAAACCCCACCAATGTTCAGAGGCTGGCAGAACCCTCGCAAATGCTGAAACATGCTGTGGTCAATCTGATCAACTACCAAGACGACGCTGAGCTGGCAACTAGAGCCATACCAGAACTCACCAAACTACTCAATGATGAGGACCAG GTTGTAGTAAACAAAGCGGCAGTGATGGTCCACCAGCTTTCAAAGAAAGAGGCTTCTCGCCACGCAATCATGCGCTCCCCTCAGATGGTGTCTGCTATTGTGAGGACCATGCAGAACACAAATGATGTGGAGACAGCTCGCTGCACCGCAGGAACACTACACAACCTGTCCCACCACAGAGAGGGTCTTCTGGCTATTTTCAAGTCTGGAGGAATCCCAGCTCTAGTTAAAATGCTTGG ttCACCAGTGGACTCTGTCCTGTTCTATGCCATTACCACCCTCCACAACCTCCTCTTGCACCAGGAAGGAGCCAAGATGGCTGTCCGTTTAGCTGGAGGTTTACAGAAAATGGTGGCTCTGCTCAACAAGACCAATGTCAAGTTCCTGGCCATCACAACTGACTGTCTCCAGATTCTGGCTTATGGAAACCAGGAAAGCAAG TTGATAATCTTGGCCAGCGGAGGCCCCCAGGCGTTGGTCAACATCATGAGGACTTACACCTATGAAAAACTGTTGTGGACCACAAGCCGCGTTCTCAAAGTTCTGTCAGTCTGCTCCAGTAACAAGCCTGCCATTGTAGAAGCTG GAGGAATGCAGGCTCTGGGACTCCACCTTACAGACCCCAGTCAGAGACTGGTCCAGAATTGTCTCTGGACTCTCAGGAACTTATCTGATGCTGCCACCAAACAG GAGGGAATGGAGGGTCTGCTAGGAACTCTGGTGCAGCTGCTTGGCAGTGATGATATTAATGTGGTGACCTGTGCTGCGGGCATCCTGTCTAACCTGACCTGTAACAACTATAAGAACAAGATGATGGTCTGCCAG GTTGGAGGTATTGAGGCTTTGGTTCGCACAGTGCTTCGggcaggagacagagaagacatCACCGAACCAGCTATCTGTGCCCTGCGTCACCTCACATCTCGACACCAGGATGCTGAGATGGCACAGAACGCTGTCAGACTGCACTATGGGCTGCCTGTGGTCGTCAAATTACTGCATCCGCCATCACACTGGCCACTCATTAag GCTACAGTCGGTCTGATCCGTAACCTGGCTCTGTGCCCTGCAAACCACGCTCCTCTGAGAGAGCAGGGAGCCATCCCCAGACTGGTTCAGCTGCTGGTCAGAGCACatcaagacacacagagacgcacCAGCATGGGaggcacacagcagcagtttgtg GAGGGAGTTCGTATGGAGGAGATTGTGGAGGGCTGCACAGGAGCACTTCACATCCTGGCCAGAGATGTCCACAACAGAATAGTCATCAGAGGACTCAACACCATTCCACTCTTTGTACAG ctgttGTATTCTCCCATCGAGAACATCCAGCGTGTAGCAGCAGGCGTCCTATGTGAGCTGGCTCAGGATAAAGAGGCTGCTGAGGCCATTGAGGCTGAGGGAGCCACCGCCCCACTCACAGAGCTATTGCACAGCCGCAACGAAGGAGTTG CCACCTACGCTGCAGCAGTTTTGTTCCGTATGTCAGAGGACAAACCCCAGGACTACAAGAAACGCCTCTCTGTAGAACTCACCAGCTCTCTCTTCAGGACGGAACCAATGGCCTGGAATGAG ACTGGAGACCTGGGTCTGGACATCGGAGCTCAAGGAGAGCCTCTGGGCTACAGACAGGAGG ACCCAAGCTACCGTTCCTTCCATTCGGGAGGTTATGGAGGGGATACGATGGGTATGGAGCCCATGATGGACCACGACCTTGGCGGCCACCACCCCGGCCAGGACTACCCCCCTGTAGAGGGGCTGCCTGACCTGGGACATGCCCAGGAACTGATAGAGGGCCTGCCACCTGGTGACTCCAACCAACTGGCCTGGTTTGATACCGACCTGTAA